In Flagellatimonas centrodinii, a single window of DNA contains:
- the odhB gene encoding 2-oxoglutarate dehydrogenase complex dihydrolipoyllysine-residue succinyltransferase, giving the protein MSIEIKVPQLPESVSSATVATWNVKAGDTVSRDQNLLDLETDKVMLEVPATEAGTLSEIRVKAGDTVQSGDVLGILEPGEAKAAAPAAEATPSPAPSPAPAAKAETAARPTATDDGQSPAVRKLLSEHGLSAADISGSGKGGRLTVEDVKAHADKAKAAPKAETPKAAAPTAPSRPAAGAREEQRVPMTRIRARIAERLVEAQTTAAMLTTFNEVDLQAVTELRGRYKGDFEKAHGVKLGFMSFFVKAAVEALKKYPVVNASVDGSDILYHGYYDIGIAVSGPRGLVVPILRDVDQMSFAEVEKTIAEFGSRARDNKLTMDDLTGGTFSITNGGIFGSMMSTPILNPPQSAILGMHGITERPVVIDGEIVIRPMMYLAMTYDHRIIDGREAVLALRTIKECLEDPARLLLQL; this is encoded by the coding sequence ATGAGTATCGAGATCAAGGTCCCGCAGCTGCCGGAGTCGGTGTCATCCGCCACGGTGGCGACCTGGAACGTCAAGGCCGGCGATACCGTCAGCCGCGACCAGAACCTGCTGGATCTGGAGACGGACAAGGTGATGCTGGAAGTGCCGGCCACCGAGGCCGGCACCCTCAGCGAAATCCGCGTCAAGGCGGGCGACACCGTGCAGTCTGGCGATGTGCTGGGCATTCTTGAGCCGGGTGAAGCCAAGGCCGCGGCGCCGGCAGCCGAGGCCACGCCGTCACCGGCCCCGAGCCCGGCGCCAGCCGCCAAGGCCGAGACCGCGGCGCGTCCGACCGCCACCGATGACGGCCAGTCGCCGGCGGTGCGCAAGCTGTTGTCGGAGCACGGCCTGTCGGCCGCCGACATCAGCGGCTCCGGCAAGGGTGGGCGCTTGACGGTGGAAGACGTCAAGGCGCATGCGGACAAAGCCAAGGCCGCCCCCAAGGCCGAGACCCCGAAGGCCGCGGCGCCGACCGCCCCGTCACGTCCGGCGGCGGGAGCGCGTGAGGAGCAGCGGGTACCGATGACGCGCATCCGCGCGCGTATCGCCGAGCGTCTGGTCGAGGCGCAGACCACGGCCGCCATGCTGACCACCTTCAATGAAGTGGACCTGCAGGCCGTGACCGAACTGAGAGGCCGCTACAAGGGTGACTTCGAGAAGGCCCACGGGGTCAAGCTCGGGTTCATGAGCTTCTTCGTCAAGGCCGCCGTCGAGGCGTTGAAGAAATACCCGGTGGTGAACGCCTCGGTCGATGGCAGCGACATTCTCTATCACGGCTACTACGACATCGGCATTGCCGTATCGGGCCCGCGCGGGCTGGTGGTACCGATTCTGCGCGATGTCGATCAGATGAGCTTCGCCGAAGTCGAGAAAACCATCGCCGAGTTCGGCAGTCGTGCCCGCGACAACAAGCTGACGATGGACGACCTCACCGGTGGCACCTTCAGCATCACCAACGGCGGCATCTTCGGCTCGATGATGTCCACCCCCATCCTCAACCCGCCGCAGAGCGCCATCCTCGGCATGCACGGCATCACCGAGCGGCCGGTGGTGATCGACGGCGAAATTGTCATCCGCCCGATGATGTATTTGGCGATGACCTACGACCACCGCATCATCGACGGCCGCGAGGCCGTGCTGGCCTTGCGCACCATCAAGGAATGTCTGGAAGACCCGGCGCGGCTGCTGCTGCAGCTGTGA
- the ccmD gene encoding heme exporter protein CcmD, with amino-acid sequence MNEFLDMGGYAAYVWGSFGAALAVYSWIWWSPRAARQACLRELEDAA; translated from the coding sequence ATGAACGAGTTCCTGGATATGGGCGGCTATGCGGCCTACGTGTGGGGCAGCTTTGGTGCTGCCCTGGCGGTTTACAGCTGGATCTGGTGGTCGCCGCGCGCCGCACGACAAGCCTGCCTGCGCGAACTGGAGGATGCCGCGTGA
- a CDS encoding 2-oxoglutarate dehydrogenase E1 component: MSGSRYRSFIESSSIQGANAPYIEAYYEQFLEDPESVDPSWRAYFRSLGGSDTLRDVPHGPVVARFERLAREPRRLAAAESGFDAQAAEKQAGVLRLINYHRMRGHQVARLDPLGLQQPAAIPDLDPSFHGLTAADLDTVFNTGTLAAQDRLPLREILKIVKNVYTDTIGAEYMYLTETAEKRWIQRRLESVAFEPKATPQRKKEILKQLVAAEGIERFLHTKYVGQKRFSLEGGESLVPAMDEILNTCAARDVEEVVIGMAHRGRLNVLVNVLGKSPKELFAEFEGKYSAESLSRAGDVKYHMGFSTDVEVQGKRLHLVLAFNPSHLEIVNPVVEGSVKARQVRRDDELGQRVVPVLIHGDAAFAGQGVVMETLQLSQAKGYATGGTVHLIVNNQIGFTTPNPIEAELGREARTSRYCTDLAKMLESPVFHVNGDDPEAVVYATRLAVDFRNEFHKDVIIDICCYRRLGHNEADEPSVTSPQMYEAIKQHPTTMTLYARKLAEEKLVSAEEADALMQAYRDGLDQGENIARVTLGMVGNKHTVNWSAHQKGSWDTATDTAVSASMIRNLSKKLLTPPDGFTLHSRVARIFEDRTRMAAGEQPMDWGFAETMAYATLVNEGFSVRLSGQDSRRGTFFHRHATIYDAKTGERLTPLSRLTPLERRFVVNDTLLSEEGVLGFEYGYSTTDPDSLVIWEAQFGDFANGAQVLFDQFISSGYAKWGRLCGLTVFLPHGYEGQGPEHSSARLERFLQLCAENNQQVCVPSTPAQMFHMLRRQMKRSLKLPLVVMTPKSLLRHPLSVSTLEELTQGRFQPLIHDTAVDPKKVDRIVFCAGKVYFDLYQTREKEGLQNVALVRLEQLYPFPHEDYEAALAMFPKAKTVVWCQEEPENQGAWYQIKHRLAAYLGPKHTLHYATRKGSATTAVGYLKVHNKQQEEVVAAALHGGQTV; the protein is encoded by the coding sequence ATGAGTGGCAGCAGGTACCGCAGTTTTATCGAGTCCTCCTCGATACAGGGTGCCAACGCCCCGTACATCGAGGCGTACTACGAGCAGTTCCTGGAAGACCCGGAGTCGGTCGATCCCAGTTGGCGGGCCTACTTCCGCTCGCTAGGCGGTAGCGACACCTTGCGGGATGTGCCCCATGGGCCGGTGGTGGCGCGGTTCGAGCGTCTGGCCCGGGAGCCCCGGCGGCTGGCGGCAGCGGAAAGCGGTTTTGACGCCCAGGCGGCGGAAAAACAGGCCGGGGTGTTGCGGTTGATCAACTATCACCGCATGCGCGGTCACCAGGTGGCACGGCTGGATCCGCTCGGTCTGCAGCAGCCGGCGGCCATCCCCGACCTTGACCCGTCCTTCCATGGCCTCACCGCCGCCGACCTTGATACCGTGTTCAATACCGGCACGCTGGCCGCGCAGGATCGACTGCCGCTGCGCGAGATTCTGAAGATCGTCAAGAACGTGTACACCGACACCATCGGTGCCGAGTACATGTACCTGACCGAGACCGCCGAGAAGCGCTGGATCCAGCGCCGACTGGAATCGGTGGCCTTCGAGCCCAAGGCCACGCCGCAGCGCAAGAAGGAGATTCTCAAGCAACTGGTGGCGGCAGAAGGGATCGAGCGCTTTCTGCACACCAAGTATGTCGGCCAGAAGCGCTTCTCGCTGGAAGGCGGCGAGTCGCTGGTGCCGGCGATGGACGAGATTCTCAACACCTGCGCGGCGCGCGATGTCGAAGAGGTGGTGATCGGCATGGCCCACCGTGGCCGCCTCAACGTGCTGGTCAACGTGCTCGGCAAGTCACCGAAGGAACTGTTCGCCGAATTCGAGGGCAAGTACTCGGCCGAATCACTGAGTCGCGCCGGTGACGTCAAGTACCACATGGGGTTTTCCACCGACGTCGAGGTGCAGGGCAAGCGCCTCCATCTGGTGCTGGCGTTCAACCCTTCGCACCTCGAGATCGTCAATCCGGTGGTCGAGGGAAGCGTCAAGGCGCGGCAGGTCCGCCGCGACGACGAGCTCGGCCAGCGGGTGGTGCCGGTCCTGATTCATGGCGACGCCGCCTTCGCCGGACAGGGGGTGGTGATGGAAACCCTGCAGCTCTCACAGGCCAAGGGCTATGCCACCGGCGGCACCGTGCACCTGATCGTCAACAACCAGATCGGCTTCACCACCCCGAACCCGATCGAAGCTGAACTGGGCCGCGAGGCGCGAACCAGCCGCTACTGCACCGACTTGGCGAAGATGCTGGAGTCACCGGTGTTTCACGTCAATGGTGATGACCCAGAAGCGGTGGTGTACGCCACACGGCTGGCGGTCGACTTCCGCAACGAGTTCCACAAGGATGTGATCATCGATATCTGCTGTTACCGCCGCCTCGGCCACAACGAGGCCGACGAGCCCTCGGTGACCAGCCCGCAGATGTACGAGGCGATCAAGCAGCACCCCACCACCATGACCCTCTACGCGCGCAAGCTGGCCGAGGAGAAACTGGTCAGTGCGGAAGAGGCCGACGCGCTGATGCAGGCCTACCGCGACGGTCTCGATCAGGGGGAGAACATCGCCCGCGTCACGCTGGGGATGGTCGGCAACAAGCACACGGTGAACTGGAGCGCGCACCAGAAGGGCAGTTGGGATACCGCTACCGATACCGCCGTCAGTGCCAGCATGATTCGCAACCTGTCGAAAAAGCTGCTGACGCCACCCGACGGGTTCACGCTGCACAGCCGGGTTGCCCGCATTTTTGAAGATCGCACCCGCATGGCCGCCGGTGAGCAGCCGATGGACTGGGGCTTCGCCGAGACCATGGCCTATGCCACCCTGGTCAACGAAGGTTTTTCGGTGCGCCTGTCCGGCCAGGACTCGCGGCGAGGCACCTTCTTTCACCGCCACGCCACCATCTACGACGCCAAGACCGGCGAGCGTCTGACCCCGCTGTCGCGTCTGACCCCGCTGGAGCGGCGCTTTGTGGTCAACGACACCCTGCTGTCGGAAGAAGGCGTGCTCGGCTTTGAGTACGGCTACTCCACCACCGACCCCGATTCGCTGGTGATCTGGGAGGCCCAGTTTGGCGATTTCGCCAATGGTGCGCAGGTGCTGTTCGACCAGTTCATCAGCTCCGGATATGCCAAGTGGGGCCGTCTCTGCGGGCTGACGGTATTTCTCCCGCATGGGTACGAAGGGCAGGGCCCGGAGCATTCCTCGGCGCGGCTTGAGCGCTTCCTGCAGTTGTGTGCGGAAAACAACCAGCAGGTCTGCGTGCCGTCGACGCCGGCCCAGATGTTCCACATGCTGCGGCGGCAGATGAAGCGCAGCCTCAAGCTGCCGCTGGTGGTGATGACCCCCAAGAGCCTGCTGCGCCATCCGTTGTCGGTATCGACGCTGGAGGAACTGACCCAGGGTCGGTTCCAGCCGCTGATCCACGATACCGCGGTCGATCCGAAGAAGGTCGATCGCATCGTCTTCTGCGCCGGCAAGGTGTATTTCGACCTGTACCAGACCCGGGAAAAGGAAGGCCTGCAAAACGTCGCCCTGGTGCGACTGGAGCAGCTGTATCCATTCCCGCACGAGGACTACGAGGCGGCACTGGCCATGTTCCCGAAGGCAAAGACGGTGGTGTGGTGCCAGGAAGAACCCGAGAACCAGGGTGCCTGGTATCAGATCAAGCATCGCCTGGCTGCCTACCTCGGGCCGAAGCACACTCTGCACTACGCCACCCGCAAGGGCAGTGCCACCACGGCGGTCGGCTATCTCAAGGTGCACAACAAGCAACAGGAAGAAGTGGTCGCCGCCGCCCTGCACGGCGGACAGACTGTTTGA
- a CDS encoding MaoC/PaaZ C-terminal domain-containing protein, with product MMTATLHDLPSPLSLYLKAAASATRKPGKLSRLPPLALRLAGVRPDAARLAAYCEVCGITPSEVLPIAFPQVAVTALHMTLMTQPKFPLPLLGLVHVSNRIEQRRPIGAGETWDAEVRIGASREVRAGLEFDLLTDVTIDGEVVWTAVTTIIHRRGGGASGGKRPPPAANADDARLARYDVLKAAADTGRRYARVSGDYNPIHLYAATAKLFGFPRAIAHGMWSLARCVGALEDQLATPPTVLEVQFKQPLLLPATVSLKSLPESDGVRFWLLAQKSSKVHLTGALR from the coding sequence ATGATGACCGCGACTCTGCACGATCTTCCCTCACCCCTGTCGCTCTACCTGAAGGCGGCGGCGTCAGCCACCCGCAAGCCGGGGAAACTTAGCCGGCTGCCCCCGTTGGCGCTTCGGCTGGCCGGGGTGCGACCGGACGCGGCACGACTGGCGGCCTACTGCGAGGTCTGTGGGATCACCCCTTCCGAGGTGTTGCCGATCGCCTTTCCGCAGGTGGCGGTGACTGCCCTGCACATGACCTTGATGACCCAGCCCAAGTTTCCGCTGCCCTTGCTGGGGCTGGTGCATGTCTCCAACCGGATCGAGCAGCGCCGACCGATCGGTGCTGGCGAGACCTGGGATGCCGAGGTGCGGATCGGCGCGTCGCGCGAGGTTCGCGCCGGGCTGGAGTTCGATCTGCTCACCGATGTCACCATTGATGGCGAGGTGGTGTGGACGGCCGTCACCACCATCATCCACCGGCGTGGGGGCGGTGCCAGCGGGGGCAAACGCCCGCCGCCTGCTGCCAATGCCGACGATGCCCGCTTGGCGCGCTATGACGTGCTGAAGGCTGCCGCGGATACCGGCCGCCGCTATGCGCGGGTGTCCGGGGACTACAACCCGATCCACCTTTACGCCGCCACCGCCAAGCTGTTCGGCTTTCCCCGTGCAATCGCCCACGGCATGTGGAGCCTGGCCCGTTGCGTTGGTGCCCTGGAGGACCAGCTCGCCACACCGCCGACAGTGCTCGAGGTGCAATTCAAGCAGCCACTGCTGCTGCCGGCGACAGTCTCGCTTAAATCCCTGCCGGAATCCGACGGTGTTCGCTTCTGGCTCCTCGCGCAAAAGTCGAGCAAGGTCCATTTGACGGGCGCCCTGCGGTAG
- the ccmE gene encoding cytochrome c maturation protein CcmE, with product MTRTQRRRVITVACVLLGLGVAAALGFTAFRQNLMYFVTPSDLLASELPATARLRLGGVVETGSLHRGDGLTVNFIVADCLRSLPVRYDGILPDLFREGQGIVASGYMADDGVFAADEVLAKHDENYMPPELAASLKTDTGHSCEPFKAAMAAQDG from the coding sequence GTGACGCGAACCCAGAGACGGCGGGTGATCACCGTGGCCTGCGTGTTGCTGGGGCTCGGCGTTGCGGCCGCGCTGGGGTTTACGGCATTTCGCCAGAACCTCATGTATTTCGTCACGCCTAGCGACCTGTTGGCGTCTGAATTGCCCGCCACCGCACGGCTGCGGTTGGGGGGCGTGGTGGAGACCGGCAGCTTGCACCGTGGCGATGGGCTGACTGTCAACTTCATCGTGGCCGACTGTCTTCGCAGCCTGCCGGTGCGTTATGACGGCATCCTGCCCGACCTGTTTCGTGAGGGGCAGGGCATCGTCGCCAGCGGATACATGGCCGATGACGGCGTGTTCGCAGCCGACGAGGTGTTGGCCAAGCACGACGAGAACTACATGCCGCCGGAATTGGCGGCATCGCTGAAAACCGATACCGGACACTCCTGCGAACCTTTCAAGGCGGCGATGGCGGCGCAGGACGGATGA
- a CDS encoding cytochrome c-type biogenesis protein, whose product MSRMWPGVMLGGLMLTCAAVAETPAVEADRYQRLIHELRCLVCQNQSIAESNAPLAQDLREQVATQLAAGRSDDQIRDYLTDRYGDFVLYRPPFRWRTALLWLGPFLLVLVGLAVVWRQGRRVVAAPAPPDADALKRLLEEHRR is encoded by the coding sequence ATGAGCCGAATGTGGCCAGGCGTCATGTTGGGCGGGCTCATGCTGACCTGTGCCGCGGTCGCGGAAACACCTGCGGTAGAGGCCGACCGCTATCAGCGCTTGATCCACGAGCTGCGGTGTCTGGTCTGCCAGAACCAGAGTATTGCCGAATCCAATGCGCCGCTGGCGCAGGACCTGCGGGAACAGGTGGCGACCCAGCTGGCCGCCGGGCGCAGCGACGACCAGATCCGCGACTACCTCACCGATCGCTATGGCGATTTCGTGCTGTATCGCCCCCCTTTCCGCTGGCGTACCGCATTACTGTGGCTGGGGCCGTTTCTGTTGGTGCTGGTGGGGCTCGCCGTGGTCTGGCGGCAGGGTCGGCGTGTGGTGGCGGCGCCAGCGCCCCCTGATGCGGATGCCCTCAAGCGACTGCTGGAGGAGCACCGCCGATGA
- a CDS encoding heme lyase CcmF/NrfE family subunit translates to MSAELGHFALLLTLAVAVLMALLPAYGVWRGDTVAMRFGRTAALVQFGLVTLAYVCLTTLFVVGDFSVAYVASNSHSELPLAYRISAVWGAHEGSLLLWVLMLAGWTAAVALFNRRLPLPVSAIVLSVLGAISIGFLLFMILTSNPFERVLPIPADGQDLNPLLQDPGLIIHPPLLYMGYVGFSVAFAFALAALITGKLDAAWARWTRPWTTAAWLFLTLGITLGSWWAYHELGWGGWWFWDPVENASLMPWLVGTALIHSLAVTEKRGLLKSWTVLLAILAFALSLLGTFLVRSGVLVSVHAFATDPARGVFILGFLAVVLGTAFGLYAWRAPRLASPAPMTLWSREGLLLFNNVFLVVAAAAVLLGTLWPLLADALGLGKLSVGPPYFNAVFVPLTLPLAVLVGLAGAVNWKRARMSDVWARLRTPAALSVILAVAIVGLMSVRWGVGVVAGAWLGSWTLVAALAEPLRRWRQTRRPLPRGVLGMSLAHAGLGVLVLGVTFVSQFSIERDVRLGPGQSADLAGYHFTFDGVTPVDGPNYDAERGVLRVSKGDRELATLHPEKRFYRGARQVMTDADVDHTPFRDLYASLGESIGDQGEWALRLYYKPMMRLVWWAGVIMALGGLLAISDRRYRLSAKAGD, encoded by the coding sequence ATGAGCGCCGAACTCGGGCATTTTGCGCTGCTGTTGACGTTGGCGGTGGCGGTGTTGATGGCCCTGCTGCCCGCTTACGGCGTCTGGCGGGGCGATACCGTCGCGATGCGTTTCGGGCGCACGGCTGCACTGGTGCAGTTCGGTCTGGTGACGCTCGCCTACGTCTGCCTCACGACATTGTTCGTGGTGGGTGATTTCTCGGTGGCCTACGTCGCCAGCAACAGCCATTCGGAACTGCCCTTGGCGTATCGCATCTCGGCGGTCTGGGGCGCGCACGAGGGGTCGCTGCTTTTGTGGGTGCTGATGCTGGCGGGCTGGACCGCCGCCGTCGCACTGTTCAACCGGCGGCTGCCGCTGCCGGTCAGTGCCATCGTGCTGTCGGTGCTTGGCGCGATCAGCATCGGCTTTCTGCTGTTCATGATCTTGACCTCCAATCCGTTCGAACGCGTGTTGCCGATCCCTGCTGACGGGCAGGACCTTAATCCCTTGTTGCAGGATCCGGGGCTGATCATTCATCCGCCCTTGCTGTACATGGGCTATGTCGGGTTTTCGGTGGCGTTCGCCTTTGCGCTGGCAGCGCTGATCACCGGAAAACTGGATGCGGCCTGGGCGCGCTGGACCCGCCCCTGGACCACCGCGGCGTGGCTGTTCCTGACCCTGGGGATCACGTTGGGGTCATGGTGGGCGTACCACGAGCTGGGCTGGGGTGGCTGGTGGTTCTGGGACCCGGTCGAGAATGCCAGTCTCATGCCGTGGCTGGTGGGGACCGCGCTGATTCACTCGTTGGCGGTGACCGAAAAGCGCGGCCTGCTCAAGAGTTGGACCGTGTTGCTGGCGATCCTCGCCTTTGCCTTGTCCTTGCTGGGAACCTTCCTGGTGCGGTCCGGGGTGTTGGTCAGCGTCCACGCTTTTGCCACTGACCCGGCACGCGGGGTGTTCATTCTTGGGTTTCTGGCCGTGGTTCTCGGTACCGCCTTCGGCCTCTATGCCTGGCGTGCACCTCGACTGGCCAGCCCGGCACCGATGACCCTGTGGTCTCGCGAGGGCCTGCTGCTGTTCAATAATGTCTTTCTGGTGGTGGCGGCCGCCGCGGTGCTGCTGGGCACTTTGTGGCCGCTGCTGGCCGATGCCCTGGGTCTCGGCAAATTGTCGGTTGGCCCCCCGTATTTCAACGCGGTTTTCGTCCCGCTGACGCTGCCGTTGGCGGTGCTGGTGGGGCTTGCCGGCGCCGTCAACTGGAAGCGCGCACGGATGTCCGACGTGTGGGCGCGGCTGCGGACGCCGGCAGCCCTGTCAGTGATACTCGCTGTCGCGATCGTTGGTTTGATGAGCGTGCGATGGGGGGTGGGGGTGGTGGCCGGCGCCTGGCTGGGCAGCTGGACCCTGGTGGCGGCGTTGGCGGAACCCCTGCGGCGCTGGCGTCAGACCCGACGGCCGTTGCCGCGCGGGGTACTGGGGATGTCGTTGGCCCATGCCGGACTCGGAGTTCTGGTGTTGGGGGTGACCTTCGTCAGCCAGTTCAGCATCGAGCGCGATGTCCGCCTCGGCCCCGGGCAATCGGCCGACCTCGCCGGGTACCACTTCACCTTCGATGGCGTGACCCCGGTGGATGGCCCCAACTACGACGCCGAGCGCGGCGTGCTGCGCGTCAGCAAGGGCGATCGCGAGTTGGCGACGCTGCATCCGGAAAAGCGCTTCTATCGGGGCGCGCGCCAGGTGATGACTGACGCCGATGTCGACCACACTCCGTTTCGCGATCTCTATGCCTCGCTCGGCGAGTCGATCGGGGATCAGGGGGAATGGGCGCTGCGGCTCTACTACAAGCCGATGATGCGGCTGGTCTGGTGGGCCGGTGTGATCATGGCGTTGGGCGGGCTGTTGGCGATCAGTGATCGCCGCTATCGGCTGTCTGCCAAGGCGGGTGACTGA
- the galU gene encoding UTP--glucose-1-phosphate uridylyltransferase GalU has product MRIRKAVFPVAGLGTRFLPATKASAKEMLPVVDKPLIQYAVQEAISAGAEELIFVTGRSKNSIMDHFDKAYELEAELEQRGKTQLLEMVQEILPPGITCIFIRQAEALGLGHAVLCAWPAVGDEDFSVILADDLIDGKLRPALAQMQRVYQEYGTSVIATQQVPIEEISSYGVVDVQPVGPGLGEIRRIVEKPKAEDAPSNLAVVGRYILTPRIFKLLERTPRGAGGEIQLTDAISMMIQEQTVLAYEFEGKRYDCGSKLGYLEANVEYGLKHPDLAADFRKYLQKLTADWHKE; this is encoded by the coding sequence ATGCGCATCCGCAAAGCCGTATTTCCCGTGGCGGGGTTGGGAACCCGCTTCCTGCCGGCCACCAAGGCCAGCGCCAAGGAAATGCTGCCGGTGGTGGACAAGCCGCTGATCCAGTACGCCGTCCAGGAGGCCATCAGCGCGGGTGCCGAGGAACTGATTTTTGTAACCGGTCGGTCGAAGAACTCCATCATGGACCACTTCGACAAGGCCTACGAGCTGGAAGCCGAGCTCGAACAACGTGGCAAGACCCAACTGCTGGAGATGGTCCAGGAGATCCTGCCACCGGGCATCACCTGCATTTTCATCCGCCAGGCGGAAGCACTCGGCCTCGGCCACGCCGTGCTCTGTGCCTGGCCGGCTGTGGGCGATGAAGACTTCTCGGTGATCCTCGCCGACGACCTCATCGACGGCAAGCTGCGTCCGGCGTTGGCGCAGATGCAGCGGGTCTACCAGGAATACGGTACCTCGGTGATTGCCACCCAGCAGGTGCCGATCGAGGAAATCTCCAGCTACGGCGTGGTCGACGTGCAACCGGTCGGTCCCGGGCTGGGCGAAATTCGCCGCATCGTCGAGAAGCCGAAGGCCGAAGACGCGCCCTCGAATCTGGCGGTCGTGGGCCGCTACATTCTGACGCCACGCATCTTCAAGTTGCTGGAACGCACCCCCCGCGGGGCCGGTGGCGAAATTCAGCTCACCGATGCCATTAGCATGATGATCCAGGAGCAGACCGTGCTGGCCTACGAGTTCGAAGGCAAGCGCTACGACTGCGGGTCCAAACTGGGGTATCTGGAAGCCAATGTCGAATATGGTCTCAAGCATCCGGATCTGGCCGCCGACTTCCGCAAGTACCTGCAGAAGCTGACGGCCGACTGGCACAAGGAATAG
- a CDS encoding DsbE family thiol:disulfide interchange protein produces MRFLLPAAALLVLLVLLGIGLTLDPRTVPSPLIGKPAPTFSLPRLDGEGTLSTADLDGTPVLVNFFASWCTPCLEEHPLLMRLSREGAVRLIGMNYKDGADDARRWLGRHGNPYATIARDAEGNAGLDWGVYGVPETYLLDAAGVILYKHVGPLTEAVWSAQFLPRLAGGTP; encoded by the coding sequence ATGCGCTTCCTGCTGCCCGCCGCTGCGCTGCTGGTGCTACTGGTGCTGTTGGGCATCGGGTTGACCCTGGATCCGCGAACCGTCCCGAGCCCGCTGATCGGCAAGCCGGCGCCGACCTTTTCGTTACCGCGACTGGATGGCGAGGGGACGCTGTCAACGGCCGATCTGGATGGCACCCCGGTGTTGGTCAACTTCTTCGCGAGCTGGTGTACGCCGTGCCTGGAGGAGCATCCGCTGTTGATGCGACTGTCGCGTGAGGGTGCCGTTCGTCTGATCGGCATGAACTATAAGGATGGCGCTGACGATGCCCGGCGCTGGCTCGGCCGCCACGGTAACCCTTACGCAACCATTGCCCGTGATGCCGAAGGCAATGCCGGGCTCGACTGGGGGGTCTACGGGGTGCCGGAGACCTACCTGCTGGATGCGGCCGGGGTGATCCTCTACAAGCATGTCGGCCCGCTCACCGAGGCGGTGTGGTCGGCGCAATTTCTGCCGCGCCTTGCCGGGGGTACCCCATGA
- the ccmI gene encoding c-type cytochrome biogenesis protein CcmI, producing MMTPLMTLAAMAAVALIAVVLLCLPWWRQRPADEAERRALNVATYRQRMDEIDQELVGGILDPEAAEQLRAEQGARLLADTDSGAAAVVAGGGRRRPLWLWILLVPVAAAVGYSQQARWSLANDIEIARVDPETGARLAMARSQVELQARLQQTPDDAEAWATLAQLQMASGAPATAAASWARATALVPDQPDWWVAEAEAMAAERQQDLRGPPRERIERALALAPDHGKALFYGGMAAAQSGDIELARARWSRLLEVHELPPQVRQVVVRGVEEWGGAAAPADVAVTVEILLDPALGEVLGERPVLWVFAKAVDGPPMPLAVRRMQPEAFPVTVTLGDADAMTPELRLSRFAEVELTARLGTGVDVTAQAGDPEGRLRLQLPVTTPQRLVLDSRVGDGPSTTP from the coding sequence ATGATGACTCCCCTCATGACCCTGGCGGCCATGGCGGCCGTTGCCCTGATCGCCGTGGTGTTGCTGTGCCTACCGTGGTGGCGACAGCGACCGGCAGACGAGGCCGAGCGACGAGCGCTGAACGTCGCGACCTATCGTCAACGCATGGACGAGATCGACCAGGAGCTCGTCGGCGGCATCCTGGACCCGGAGGCCGCCGAGCAGTTGCGGGCTGAACAAGGCGCACGGTTGTTGGCGGACACCGATTCCGGCGCGGCGGCTGTGGTCGCTGGCGGCGGCCGTCGTCGACCGCTTTGGCTGTGGATACTGCTGGTGCCGGTTGCGGCAGCGGTCGGATACAGCCAGCAGGCGCGCTGGAGCCTCGCCAACGACATCGAGATTGCCCGGGTCGATCCCGAGACCGGTGCCCGTCTGGCGATGGCCCGCAGTCAGGTCGAGCTGCAGGCGCGGCTGCAACAGACACCCGACGATGCCGAGGCCTGGGCCACGCTGGCCCAGTTGCAGATGGCGAGCGGGGCCCCGGCAACCGCGGCGGCGTCGTGGGCCCGTGCCACCGCATTGGTGCCCGATCAGCCGGACTGGTGGGTGGCCGAGGCCGAAGCGATGGCCGCCGAACGGCAGCAGGACCTGCGGGGGCCGCCACGTGAGCGCATCGAACGTGCGCTGGCGCTGGCACCCGATCACGGCAAGGCACTTTTCTACGGCGGCATGGCGGCTGCGCAGAGCGGCGATATCGAGCTCGCCCGTGCGCGCTGGAGCCGATTGCTGGAGGTCCACGAACTGCCGCCCCAGGTCCGCCAGGTGGTGGTCCGCGGCGTTGAGGAATGGGGCGGAGCGGCGGCACCGGCCGACGTCGCGGTGACGGTGGAAATCCTGCTGGACCCGGCGCTCGGCGAGGTCCTTGGCGAGCGGCCGGTGCTGTGGGTGTTCGCCAAGGCAGTGGACGGCCCGCCGATGCCGCTGGCGGTCCGGCGAATGCAGCCCGAAGCGTTCCCCGTCACCGTGACGTTGGGTGACGCCGATGCGATGACCCCCGAGCTTCGATTGTCGCGGTTTGCCGAAGTCGAGCTGACCGCCCGCCTTGGCACCGGGGTGGACGTCACCGCGCAGGCGGGTGACCCGGAAGGCCGTCTGCGGCTGCAACTGCCGGTGACCACGCCGCAGCGGCTGGTGCTGGATTCGAGGGTGGGGGATGGTCCGTCGACCACGCCCTGA